Part of the Clostridium sporogenes genome, CAAGCGCCAAAGGGTACAAAAGATTTATTGCCTACAGAATCATATAAGTGGCAATATTTAGAGAATAAATTTAGAAATATAGCAGCGGATTTTGGATGTAGAGAAATAAGAACTCCAATTTTTGAATATACAGAGTTATTTCAAAGGGGAGTAGGGGAAACTACAGATGTAGTTCAAAAGGAAATGTATACTTTTGAAGATAAAGCTGGTAGAAGTATAACTTTAAAACCAGAGGGAACATCACCAGCAGTAAGAGCCTTTGTTGAAGGTAGATTATTCAATGAAACTCAACCTACAAAGATGTATTATTTTACACCTGTTATGAGATATGAAAATGTTCAAAAGGGGAGACTTAGACAACATCATCAATTTGGAATAGAAATTTTTGGAGCAAAAGATGCATCTGTTGATGCAGAAGTTATAAGTATACCTGTTAGAATATATAAAGAATTAGGTGTAAAGGGTGTAGAATTAAATATAAATAGCATAGGTTGCCCTAAATGTAGAAAAACTTATAATGAAGCACTAAAAAAATATTTATCTAAAAACTATGATAAACTATGTTCAACTTGCAAGACTAGATTTGATAAAAATCCACTTAGAATATTAGATTGCAAAGTTGATACTTGTAAAGAAATAGTAAAGGATGCACCAATTATATTAGATTATATATGTTATGAATGTAAGGAACATTTTGAATCACTAAAAAGTTATTTAGATGTGCTAAATATAAATTATAAAGTAGATCCATTTATAGTTAGAGGATTAGATTATTATAGTAAAACTGTATTTGAATTTATAACAGATGATATAACTATATGTGCAGGAGGAAGATATGACTATCTTATAGAAGAAATAGGTGGGCCTTCTATGCCAGCAGTAGGATTTGGAATGGGAATGGAAAGATTACTTTTAACATTGCAAGAAAAAGCAATAGAAATTCCGGAAGAAGCATATGTAGATTTATATTTAGGAAATATGGGAGATAAGGCTAAATTAGAAGTTTTAAAATTAGCTAAGGAATTAAGGGACAGACACATAAAATGTGAAATAGATCATATGGGTAAAAGCGTTAAAGCCCAAATGAAGTATGCCAATAGAATAGGTGCAAAATATTCTATGGTATTAGGTGAAGAAGAATTAAATACTAGTAAAGCAACAGTTAAAAGAATGGAAGATGGAGAGCAAATAGAAGTTAATATAAAAGATATAGATACATTAATTAAAGTATTTAAATAGACAAAAATAAAATAACAAATCTATATTTGGAGGAATAAAAATGGGAGAAGCGTTAAGAGGACTTAAGAGAACAATAATGTGTGGTGAGCCTAGAGAAAATAATATAGGTGAAAAAGTTACAGTTATGGGATGGGTTCAAAGAAAGAGAAATTTAGGAGGTTTAATATTTGTAGATTTAAGAGATAGAACAGGAATTATGCAGATAGTTTTTGGCGAAGAAATAAATAAAGAAGCCTTCGAAAAATCAGATAACGTAAAATCAGAATATTGTATAGCTGTAACAGGTGAAATAGTTAAAAGACAATCACCAAATAATGATATGGAAACTGGAGCTGTGGAATTAAAAGGGGAAGATATAAAAATATTATCTGAATCAGAAACACCTCCTATATACATAAAGGAAGGTTTGGATGCGTCTGAAAATATAAGATTAAAATATAGATATCTTGATTTAAGAAGACCAGATATGCAAAAAATATTTATGATAAGACATAAGGCATGTAAAGTTGTTAGAAATTTCTTAGATGAAAATGGCTTTTTAGAAATGGAAACTCCAATACTTACAAAAAGTACTCCAGAAGGAGCTCGTGACTATTTAGTTCCAAGTAGAAATTATAAAGGAATGTTTTATGCATTACCACAATCACCACAAATATTTAAACAGCTTTTAATGGTTTCAGGCTATGATAAATATTTCCAAATAACCAAATGTTTTAGAGATGAAGATTTAAGAGCTAATAGACAACCAGAATTCACACAAATAGATATGGAATTATCATTTGTAGAAGAAGATGATGTAATAGAATTAAACGAAAGATTATTAGCTAAAGTATTTAAAGAAGTTGCAGGAATAGATATAAAACTTCCAATAGAAAGAATGCCATACAAAATAGCTATGGAAAAATACGGTTCAGATAAACCAGATTTAAGATTTGGAATGGAAATAAATGATTTAACAGAAGCTGTTAAAAATTCAGAATTTAAAGTATTCAAAGGAGCTATAGAAGCCGGTGGTTCTGTAAGAGCAATCAAAGCAGGTAACTGTGCTACTATGGGAAGAAAACAAATAGATAAGCTGCAAGACTTTGTTAAAACTTATAAAGCAAAAGGATTAGCTTGGATAGCTTACAAAGAAGATGAAATAAAATCTCCAATAGCTAAATTCTTAACAGAAGAAGAAATGAAAGCTATATTAGAAAAAATGGATGCTAAAGTAGGCGATTTAATATTAATAGTAGCAGATAAAAATAATGTAGTATTTGAAAGTTTAGGTGCATTAAGATTACACCTAGCAAAAGAATTAGATATTATAAATAAAGATGAATTTAGATTTGTATGGATAACTGAATTCCCATTATTATCTTACAATGAAGAAGAAGGCAGATATCAAGCAGAACATCATCCATTTACGGCATTAATGGATGAGGATATAGAACTATTAGATACAGATCCAGGAAAAGTAAGAGCAAAGGCTTACGACATAGTATTAAACGGAGAAGAATTAGGTGGAGGAAGTATAAGAATACATGATAGTAAACTTCAAGAAAAAATGTTTAATGTATTAGGCTTCACTAAAGAAAAGGCTTGGGAAAGATTTGGGTTCTTACTTGAAGCATTTAAATTTGGACCACCACCACATGGTGGATTAGCTTATGGTCTTGATAGAATGATAATGTTTTTAGCAGGAACAGAAAATATTAAAGACGTAATAACATTCCCTAAGAATCAAAATGCATTCTGCCCATTAACAGAAGCACCAAATGTAGTTGATGAAAATCAATTAGAAGAATTAGGAATAAAAAAAATAGAAAAAGAAGATTAATAAAATAAGGAAAGTGCGATGCGCTTTCCTTATTTTATCTATTAAGTATTCGTGTCATTTTAAGAGTGTAACTTTGGTTTTTACCTAATTTTTTATCCATATGACTTAAAACAGAATAAGAAATACTTAAAAATACTAGACCAACTGCTGTTGCAAGTAATTCATACTGTTTTATGCCTAAGTTTTTGAAAATTAAAAGAGAACTAACTAAACCAATTACTAGCATTATTAATGGAAAAGTATATGTCCAAAATGTCATAGCAAAAAATGATTTGGTAGCCATATCTATTTCTACCATATCTCCTATAGACACTCCTAGCGTATCTTTAACATCTGTAGTTATAGATTTAGATCCACAGTTAGATTTGCAACCAGCACAGTTATCTCCACAACCAGATTTTCTTTTAAATATAACAGAAGCATAGCCATCTTTTACTGATTTAATATAACCTATTTCTTTCATAAAATCACCCCTATATTAATGGCATTTGTTGTTTATTAATTATATCATAGATTTAAATAATAAGTAAAATGATATATATGTAAAATAAGGTTAGATATTTTAAAAGAATTTAAATTTATATAAATAAAAAATATTATAGGTGAAATATTATAATTAGAAAGGGGTGTTTTTATGTCTAAGAAATATAATAGAACACAACATGATAAAAAGGAAGACGGAAATTTTAAAAAGAAAAATATAAAACATGATCCTCAAGCAGAAAGTGCAAGGGCAGTATTTGGATTGAAAGAGAATAAATAATTTAACTATATCTGAATAAAATTTTAAAAAATTATGATTTTCGTAATGTATTACATTAAAATTATAAATAAATTATATACTAATAGTATAAAAGTAATAGTTATAAATATCCCCTCATAAAATTTTATGGGGGGATGAATATGGAAATAATGAAATTTTTAGTTCTGTCCATTATATCTGAAGCTCTTTGGGAAGGAACAAAAATGTTTTGGCAGGATGGTAAGTTAAGTATTGATAGAGTAGGAGCTCTTATTTTTAGTGAAATATTATGCTTAAGTACAGGTATGGATTTTTTAAAGGAATTAGATATAAATGTTAATGTTCCTTATTTAGGAATAATTTTCACAGGATTTTTAATTTCTAGAGGATCAAATTTTATGCATGATTTAATTTCTAGTACAACTATAATGAAAGAAAATATAAAAAAGTAAAAGCATATAAAAATTTAATTTGTACACTCTATAATTAGAAAGGAGTGTATTAAGTTATGCATAGAGAAGATAAAAAAGAAGCGAAGAGAATGAAAAAAAGTCAAAAACCAGAAAAAATACAGGCAGATGAAATGAAAAAACATTCATCTAAAAGTGCCATAAAATTAACTGAATAGAATAATAAAAAATATGTTTTATTAAAATAAATATATAGTTTATTATGGGTGCACTATTTATAGTACACTCATATTTTATGTTTATAGGTTATTTATAAAGAATTAAATTATAAATAAATTTGTAATAATTTAAATAAATATAACAGGATCGATTTAAAATGATATGTATTTTTCTCTTATATTGAAAATATGAATAAAAAGAATTTAAAATAAAAAACTATAAGAGAAAGGAGAGGATTAAAGTGTATTCTAATAGTTATAAAGGAGAAAAACATAAAAAATCAAAAGAATTAGATGGGCATAGGCCACAATATGATGCAGATAATAGAGAAAAAAAGGCACCTTCTAAATATGAGAATTTTAAAGGAGAACCTATAGAATAAATATAAATAAACTTATTTAAACCATAAAAATTAAAGGATATTTTGAAAATATATGATTTAAAAGAAAATAATACAAAAAATTCATTTAATTCACTAGAGTAATATCAAAAAAATAACACAAACTTATATTACAAACTTAATTAAGTTTGTAATATTTTTAAAGATAAAAGGAGGACGATTAAAATGGCAAACAGAAGTTCAAATCAATTAGTAGTACCAGAAGCTAAACAAGGATTAAAAAATTTAAAAATGGAAGTTGCTAACGAAGTAGGTTTATCAAACTACGATACTGTTGATAAAGGAAACTTAACAGCAAGACAAAACGGCTATGTTGGTGGCAACATGACAAAGAAAATGGTAGAAGCATACGAAAATGGCTTAAAATAGTAATTGAGTTAATTAAATTAAAATATAAAGCTTGTTAATTAAAACAGCTTAAGAGATTAGATATATTTATATATGTCTAATCTCTTTTGAATTTATGGATAATATATTATACATTTATAGAGTATTTATAATTAAACAGTTATATAGTAATACCAATTAATTATTAAAAATTAATTGATTTGTTGACTAAAAGCTTTTATTATGTTATTATTATAACGTTAAATCATTCTTGCCGGAGTGGTGGAATTGGCAGACGCAACGGATTCAAAATCCGTCGAGGGTAACTTCGTGCGGGTTCGACT contains:
- a CDS encoding CPC_1213 family protein yields the protein MSKKYNRTQHDKKEDGNFKKKNIKHDPQAESARAVFGLKENK
- a CDS encoding SoxR reducing system RseC family protein, with product MKEIGYIKSVKDGYASVIFKRKSGCGDNCAGCKSNCGSKSITTDVKDTLGVSIGDMVEIDMATKSFFAMTFWTYTFPLIMLVIGLVSSLLIFKNLGIKQYELLATAVGLVFLSISYSVLSHMDKKLGKNQSYTLKMTRILNR
- the hisS gene encoding histidine--tRNA ligase, whose amino-acid sequence is MSLQAPKGTKDLLPTESYKWQYLENKFRNIAADFGCREIRTPIFEYTELFQRGVGETTDVVQKEMYTFEDKAGRSITLKPEGTSPAVRAFVEGRLFNETQPTKMYYFTPVMRYENVQKGRLRQHHQFGIEIFGAKDASVDAEVISIPVRIYKELGVKGVELNINSIGCPKCRKTYNEALKKYLSKNYDKLCSTCKTRFDKNPLRILDCKVDTCKEIVKDAPIILDYICYECKEHFESLKSYLDVLNINYKVDPFIVRGLDYYSKTVFEFITDDITICAGGRYDYLIEEIGGPSMPAVGFGMGMERLLLTLQEKAIEIPEEAYVDLYLGNMGDKAKLEVLKLAKELRDRHIKCEIDHMGKSVKAQMKYANRIGAKYSMVLGEEELNTSKATVKRMEDGEQIEVNIKDIDTLIKVFK
- the aspS gene encoding aspartate--tRNA ligase; this encodes MGEALRGLKRTIMCGEPRENNIGEKVTVMGWVQRKRNLGGLIFVDLRDRTGIMQIVFGEEINKEAFEKSDNVKSEYCIAVTGEIVKRQSPNNDMETGAVELKGEDIKILSESETPPIYIKEGLDASENIRLKYRYLDLRRPDMQKIFMIRHKACKVVRNFLDENGFLEMETPILTKSTPEGARDYLVPSRNYKGMFYALPQSPQIFKQLLMVSGYDKYFQITKCFRDEDLRANRQPEFTQIDMELSFVEEDDVIELNERLLAKVFKEVAGIDIKLPIERMPYKIAMEKYGSDKPDLRFGMEINDLTEAVKNSEFKVFKGAIEAGGSVRAIKAGNCATMGRKQIDKLQDFVKTYKAKGLAWIAYKEDEIKSPIAKFLTEEEMKAILEKMDAKVGDLILIVADKNNVVFESLGALRLHLAKELDIINKDEFRFVWITEFPLLSYNEEEGRYQAEHHPFTALMDEDIELLDTDPGKVRAKAYDIVLNGEELGGGSIRIHDSKLQEKMFNVLGFTKEKAWERFGFLLEAFKFGPPPHGGLAYGLDRMIMFLAGTENIKDVITFPKNQNAFCPLTEAPNVVDENQLEELGIKKIEKED
- a CDS encoding alpha/beta-type small acid-soluble spore protein gives rise to the protein MANRSSNQLVVPEAKQGLKNLKMEVANEVGLSNYDTVDKGNLTARQNGYVGGNMTKKMVEAYENGLK